In Lycium ferocissimum isolate CSIRO_LF1 chromosome 7, AGI_CSIRO_Lferr_CH_V1, whole genome shotgun sequence, the sequence CCTTGGATAACTTTAACGGATGAGGGTTATATTTAgcccaaagtataacgacaagggtatatttatttttgaaagtataacgaggggtatatttggcccttttctcatagtacaagggtatatttggcccttttccgttgtAATAACTACCATAAATAACTTAGTTTGAGGGGGAAGACCGAATACCTGGTGATCGTGGTACGGTGTGGTCTTGATACAAAACGGACAATATCAtgttatatttaagagaatatTTAGGTTGATTTAGCCCAACAAACATTAATAAAAGTTGATCACGCCCATTCAATATTCACTAACCATTAATGCTAATGAGTTATGGTTTTCCCATATTTGAAATTGCTTGATTTGATACTCAGGTAATTAGCAAATTGAACGCCTTTAAAAAATGGAGTATTTGCAGAAGATGAAAACGACAAACATAAAACTGAATCAGTTTTAAAggcaaaaatcaaaatagtcAAGAAAAGCCAAAGATACTGGAAAGAGATCGGAAGTTTCCTCTAATACCGTACATCAATAAACTACTCTTTCTTACATCAGAAATGAAACCAccgaaaattcaaaaaaaaaaaaaaaaaaaaaacttcaaaaatccCTTATAAACAACTCTCAACTGCCTCTTAACAATTATCGTCGTCATCATCATAAATAATCCAAATGGTAGCATATTGCATGCATCACTTCGATGTTCACACTTTCCGGGTCACCCGACCCGACCCTGCTTAATCCGGGTCTGAACACGCTCAAACTCCGAGATCCGACAAGGTATCGTAATACCACCCGGGTGATTAAACCCGTATTCTTCTTCAGCCTCCCTTAACAACTCACTAAACAAAGGGTGATTAATATAAATAACAGGAACTAAAACCCTTTTATAATCACCATCTTTCTGTCCCACATAAACAGCCAAATGACCTTTTGGCACCGTTACACTTTCATCCTCAACTGGGTCTTGCCCGACATGCATGTAACCCCGACCCGACCCGGAACAATGAGCCTTGCTGCAAATTGCCTTGGCTCTTGTTTTGACACGTTGGGTCCAGTTCAAGAACCTAGAAAATGATTTTGTGGGTccattccaacttggaagttgGTCCAGCCGGTGATACCTCGCCGTTGCCCACCGTCGTTGCCGGAACATGCACCGGAACAGTGTAGTGACACGGTGTTTGAGCACGAAACCTCGGAATTTACGCATGTTTACTATTTGTCCTAGGAAAAACTGAAAGAAGATAAgatgaaatatttttataaggaaaagagctttttatttttttgtgtgtgtggggTTTTTAAGAAACAGGCCAGGGATCAGTTATGGACATAGTTAACCTGAAAAGTGTAAGGCaaatttc encodes:
- the LOC132064077 gene encoding auxin-responsive protein SAUR36-like; this encodes MRKFRGFVLKHRVTTLFRCMFRQRRWATARYHRLDQLPSWNGPTKSFSRFLNWTQRVKTRAKAICSKAHCSGSGRGYMHVGQDPVEDESVTVPKGHLAVYVGQKDGDYKRVLVPVIYINHPLFSELLREAEEEYGFNHPGGITIPCRISEFERVQTRIKQGRVG